The following proteins are encoded in a genomic region of Cryptomeria japonica chromosome 11, Sugi_1.0, whole genome shotgun sequence:
- the LOC131041100 gene encoding uncharacterized protein LOC131041100: MAMVFRISQKEKINSQHTIRKKIQFFCLQLMATSQFNMQDRMAMAASTIKIACLALLLILLFVREFKEEIRGAVAVNKKSKNMEFLVMNSMDSWACICCSVSDGFEQKCCMKCFGIADTTPSSNMVQI; the protein is encoded by the exons ATGGCTATGGTTTTTAGGATTTCACAAAAAGAAAAGATTAACTCGCAACACACGATCAGAAAAAAAATTCAGTTTTTCTGTTTACAATTGATGGCAACCTCACAGTTTAACATGCAAGATAGAATGGCAATGGCGGCTTCAACCATTAAAATAGCTTGCTTGGCTTTGTTGCTGATTTTGCTTTTTGTCAGAGAATTCAAGGAAGAGATCAGAG GTGCAGTTGCAGTCAACAAGAAAAGTAAAAATATGGAGTTTCTTGTGATGAACTCAATGGATTCTTGGGCTTGCATATGTTGCTCTGTTTCAGATGGGTTTGAAcaaaaatgttgtatgaaatgtttTGGAATTGCAGACACAACGCCATCTTCAAACATGGTACAGATTTGA